In one window of Psychrobacter sp. P2G3 DNA:
- the pilQ gene encoding type IV pilus secretin PilQ: protein MTVRNNKVMAMSNRMSSTFAISALAISMVAISSTAYAEQRINNVSVVQTAPAVTQLRLGFNGAPVLPAAYQLDNPSRLVLDFEQVQNGLASRFNNYNIGMVNDVTTLSNDSTTRLIVGLKQSGDYTTAVDGSDLLLTITDPNRTVVKNSPVITTVPVTTTAIVTPIVETSSAGITPVITGSEVIKVQAPADTMVVRVNPLLDPRLASAQVSKQYSYDGLSALNFAAGSNGGGNVSIALANEAIPVDVQRQGNKLVVRMTGSTVPRNLLRRLNINSGLVDSVDTKNQGQSGVITINMTGDYEYQAYQSGNQLNISISKPELLREPTLEEKVYSGEALSMEFQDVEIRSVLDILAQFTDMNIVASDSVSGNITLRLINVPWDQALDIILKSKNLDKRENGNVILIAPSTELAAQEAQELEAQQAVEAYAPLRTEYIRLSYAKAQDVFNLISQGSGPSGGSSSNSRVEDSNSLLSNRGTVTIDERTNTLIVKDVADSIENIHRLISKIDIPVRQVMIEARIVSASDSFSKEIGVRWGILSNGAANNRNLLVGGSNQTLWDLKDFDVETTTVNGQTVSYPKYDISRPDNLNVDLGVANPAGSIAFGLLAMSDVMLDLELSALQADNRGEVISTPKILTADKQTAKVSSGTQIPYQEASASGATSTSFKEAALSLEATPNITPDGKIGLQLVITNGTPTIINNQVAIAEDSISTNVIVEDGQTIVLGGVFKNRISNGVDKVPFLGDLPYIGRAFRKDVRSNAKEELLIFVTPKLINDGISRLD from the coding sequence ATGACAGTACGCAATAACAAGGTAATGGCAATGAGTAACCGTATGTCTTCTACCTTTGCAATATCTGCGTTGGCAATCAGTATGGTCGCCATTAGTAGCACCGCTTATGCAGAGCAGCGCATCAACAATGTCTCTGTGGTACAGACCGCACCTGCCGTAACCCAGCTACGTCTAGGATTTAACGGTGCGCCAGTACTGCCTGCTGCTTATCAGCTTGATAATCCTAGTCGTTTGGTTTTGGATTTCGAACAAGTACAAAATGGTCTTGCTAGCCGATTTAACAATTATAATATTGGTATGGTCAATGATGTCACTACGTTAAGCAACGATAGTACGACGCGTTTGATCGTAGGCTTAAAACAAAGCGGTGATTATACTACTGCTGTGGATGGTAGTGACTTATTACTCACTATTACTGATCCAAATCGTACAGTAGTCAAAAATAGCCCAGTCATCACTACTGTCCCTGTTACCACGACAGCGATTGTGACACCTATTGTTGAAACCAGTAGTGCCGGAATTACTCCTGTTATTACAGGCTCAGAAGTCATTAAAGTACAAGCGCCTGCTGATACTATGGTGGTACGTGTTAACCCGTTACTAGATCCTAGGCTGGCCTCCGCACAAGTAAGTAAACAATATAGTTATGATGGTCTAAGTGCACTGAATTTTGCTGCAGGCAGTAATGGTGGCGGTAATGTTAGTATTGCACTTGCCAATGAAGCCATTCCGGTTGATGTGCAGCGCCAAGGCAATAAATTAGTGGTACGTATGACTGGCAGTACCGTACCTAGAAACTTATTGCGTCGCTTAAATATTAACAGTGGGCTTGTAGATAGCGTTGATACCAAAAACCAAGGTCAAAGTGGTGTTATTACCATCAATATGACTGGGGACTATGAGTATCAAGCTTATCAATCGGGCAATCAGCTCAATATCAGTATTAGTAAGCCTGAGCTATTGCGTGAGCCAACACTAGAAGAAAAAGTTTATAGTGGTGAAGCACTATCTATGGAGTTTCAAGATGTTGAGATTCGTAGTGTACTTGATATCCTAGCGCAATTTACTGATATGAATATCGTTGCTAGTGACTCGGTTAGTGGCAATATCACGCTCCGCTTAATCAATGTACCATGGGATCAAGCCCTTGATATTATTTTAAAAAGTAAAAATTTAGATAAGCGTGAGAATGGCAATGTTATATTGATTGCACCTTCTACTGAACTGGCAGCTCAAGAAGCACAGGAGCTTGAAGCTCAGCAAGCCGTTGAAGCCTACGCGCCATTACGTACTGAATATATACGCTTAAGCTACGCTAAAGCACAAGATGTATTTAACCTTATTTCTCAAGGTAGCGGTCCATCTGGCGGTAGCTCAAGCAATAGTCGCGTAGAAGATAGCAATAGCTTATTGTCTAACCGCGGTACAGTGACGATTGATGAGCGTACTAACACACTGATTGTCAAAGATGTGGCTGATAGCATTGAAAATATTCACAGACTCATTAGCAAAATTGATATTCCAGTACGCCAAGTTATGATTGAGGCGCGAATCGTTAGTGCTTCTGACAGCTTTAGTAAAGAGATCGGTGTACGTTGGGGCATCTTATCTAATGGTGCAGCTAACAACCGTAACTTGCTAGTCGGTGGTAGTAATCAAACCTTGTGGGATCTTAAAGATTTTGATGTAGAAACGACGACTGTTAATGGTCAAACCGTATCATATCCTAAATACGACATCAGTCGTCCTGACAATCTTAACGTCGATTTAGGCGTAGCCAACCCTGCGGGAAGTATTGCATTTGGTCTACTAGCTATGTCAGATGTCATGTTAGATCTAGAACTATCAGCACTGCAAGCAGACAACCGTGGTGAAGTTATTTCTACCCCTAAGATTTTGACAGCAGATAAACAAACAGCCAAAGTTTCATCTGGTACGCAAATCCCTTATCAAGAAGCGTCTGCTAGTGGAGCCACGTCTACTAGCTTCAAAGAGGCAGCGCTAAGCTTAGAAGCAACCCCAAATATTACGCCTGATGGCAAGATTGGTTTGCAGTTGGTGATTACTAACGGAACACCGACTATCATTAACAATCAAGTCGCTATTGCTGAAGACTCTATCTCCACTAACGTCATTGTAGAAGATGGACAGACGATTGTACTTGGTGGCGTCTTTAAAAATCGTATCTCTAATGGGGTAGATAAAGTCCCGTTCTTAGGCGATCTGCCTTATATTGGTCGTGCTTTCCGTAAAGACGTACGTAGTAACGCAAAAGAAGAGCTGCTTATCTTTGTTACACCAAAACTAATTAATGACGGTATTAGCCGTTTAGATTAA
- a CDS encoding pilus assembly protein PilP, with product MNVKKLSALFALSIATLWLTGCTDRIGMAGQAMSEIRNSPSQPIEPPPKAELVEDFVYSASLIRSPFLPPSLMNVQGPNIPTDGVRPDITRTKEPLEQYEIAQLTFRGMIISPEGQQYALVQRPDGSVASVKVGDYLGLNDGRIVEITPTQINLIEIVPDSRAGFIERPQSLVSPIS from the coding sequence ATGAATGTTAAAAAATTATCGGCCCTTTTTGCCCTAAGTATTGCAACTTTATGGTTGACTGGCTGTACTGATCGTATTGGTATGGCGGGACAAGCGATGAGCGAGATTCGTAACTCACCCTCGCAGCCCATTGAGCCACCGCCAAAAGCGGAGTTAGTAGAAGATTTTGTATACAGTGCCAGTCTAATACGCAGCCCATTCCTACCGCCAAGCCTTATGAATGTACAGGGTCCAAACATACCTACAGATGGTGTGCGTCCTGATATTACTCGAACCAAAGAACCGCTTGAGCAGTATGAGATTGCACAGCTTACCTTTCGCGGGATGATAATATCTCCTGAAGGTCAACAGTATGCATTGGTACAGCGTCCAGATGGTTCGGTTGCTAGCGTTAAAGTAGGTGATTATCTTGGACTAAACGACGGCCGTATTGTTGAAATCACGCCGACCCAGATTAATTTGATTGAAATTGTGCCAGATAGCCGCGCAGGGTTTATTGAAAGACCCCAGTCGCTGGTCTCTCCTATAAGTTAA
- the pilO gene encoding type 4a pilus biogenesis protein PilO, producing the protein MKLIRRKTLIKTKKTAGRSKKQFNFNDFRRSFESLDTENYGSWPFPVKVTVLGFIIAFIAALSWAMPISSKIDEITAAESEQQTLLDSYREKESRARHLEAYKTQVNQMETEFNTLLDQLPKDTRVSELVEGINMTGVGSNIRFQDISVEPEIENEFFIEQPIRIAALGEYHQFGSFISGLAALPRIITMHDFEVSNPQPTLDAIPELNLVLQTKTYRSKEVAAEDEVTTPATDATAGAN; encoded by the coding sequence GTGAAACTTATCCGTAGAAAAACGCTAATTAAGACTAAAAAAACAGCAGGACGCAGCAAGAAGCAGTTTAATTTTAACGATTTTCGTCGTAGTTTTGAGTCTTTAGATACAGAAAACTATGGCAGTTGGCCATTCCCCGTAAAGGTAACAGTATTAGGTTTTATTATTGCGTTTATTGCCGCTTTATCTTGGGCAATGCCAATCAGTAGTAAAATCGATGAAATTACAGCCGCTGAAAGTGAACAGCAAACGTTACTAGATAGCTACCGCGAAAAAGAGTCACGGGCACGCCATTTAGAAGCCTATAAAACTCAAGTTAACCAGATGGAAACTGAATTTAATACCTTACTTGACCAGCTACCTAAAGATACTCGGGTATCAGAGTTAGTAGAGGGCATTAATATGACTGGTGTTGGTAGCAACATCCGTTTCCAAGATATTTCGGTAGAGCCTGAGATTGAAAATGAGTTTTTCATTGAGCAGCCGATTCGTATTGCCGCTCTTGGTGAGTACCATCAGTTTGGTAGCTTTATCAGTGGTCTTGCCGCGCTGCCACGCATCATCACGATGCATGATTTTGAAGTCAGCAATCCGCAGCCTACATTAGATGCTATACCGGAGCTGAATTTAGTGCTACAAACCAAAACTTACCGCTCAAAAGAAGTAGCCGCTGAAGATGAAGTGACGACACCAGCAACTGATGCTACTGCGGGGGCTAACTAA
- a CDS encoding PilN domain-containing protein yields the protein MARINLLPWRQEERERSNKEFITLVVAVTLLALLSAFATWSYFNNELDEQRDANALIEQENVRLDTVLTEIDSLEQRREDIISRMQVIQDLQGRRPIPVRLWDDIAKAIPSALYLNNLKREGDLLTLTGLADNPNVVSSLIRNLDSSKWMDNSAVRNIQQNITAYQPAPALNETVTTGKQPRPIYPEDSYVQFVITTQVRSESTNPDEGAESGGEL from the coding sequence ATGGCTCGTATCAACCTATTGCCATGGCGGCAAGAAGAACGCGAACGTAGTAATAAAGAATTTATCACCTTAGTAGTCGCGGTTACCTTGCTGGCACTATTATCTGCCTTTGCAACTTGGAGCTATTTTAATAACGAGCTTGACGAACAACGCGACGCAAATGCTTTGATTGAGCAAGAAAATGTGCGTTTGGATACTGTGTTGACCGAAATTGATAGTTTGGAGCAGCGCCGAGAAGATATTATTTCGCGCATGCAAGTTATTCAAGACTTACAAGGACGACGTCCGATTCCCGTTCGTTTATGGGATGACATAGCGAAGGCCATACCGTCTGCACTCTACTTAAATAATTTAAAGCGTGAAGGCGACCTGCTTACTCTAACTGGTCTTGCAGATAACCCAAATGTAGTATCAAGCTTGATCCGTAATTTAGATAGCAGTAAATGGATGGATAATTCTGCTGTGCGCAATATTCAGCAAAACATTACTGCCTATCAGCCTGCTCCTGCACTTAATGAGACCGTCACTACTGGTAAGCAGCCACGTCCTATCTATCCTGAAGACAGCTATGTGCAGTTCGTTATCACAACGCAAGTTCGGTCAGAAAGCACCAACCCTGATGAAGGCGCTGAGTCTGGAGGTGAGTTGTGA
- a CDS encoding pilus assembly protein PilM produces the protein MRLLSSKGRHLVGVDICATSVKLVNIQRQQGIFHLKSYGIEGLLPGTVVDKLIVDTEAVGDAIIRLARRCQVAGSDGATAVSGSAVITKIIDMDRVLSDVEREAQIRLDADQYIPYPLEEVNLDFEVLGPSLVDENLVQVLLAASRSENVDQRVDALTFGGLKTKIMDIESHAIERAFGLMADNLPNMPELVALVDIGHNQTTLYIAKNGEFVYSREQLFGGLQLTEAIQNRYGLSFEEATVNKRERALPDDYYPEILTPFIESTIQQITRSLQFYFSSSQYNSIDHVVLAGGSSSIPGLSSMVQQKLGVPVTVANPFINMTIDPYIDNEQLETDAPSLLAACGLALRSFD, from the coding sequence GTGAGGCTACTTTCTTCTAAAGGTCGACATTTGGTCGGGGTAGATATCTGCGCCACCTCCGTAAAGCTGGTTAATATACAGCGTCAGCAAGGAATATTTCATCTTAAGTCATATGGAATCGAAGGACTGCTACCAGGTACAGTCGTTGACAAGCTTATTGTAGATACTGAAGCAGTTGGTGATGCTATTATTCGCTTAGCAAGACGCTGTCAGGTCGCAGGCAGTGATGGCGCTACCGCTGTTTCAGGCTCAGCAGTCATTACTAAGATTATTGATATGGATAGGGTGCTAAGCGACGTCGAACGCGAAGCCCAGATACGCTTAGATGCAGATCAATATATTCCCTATCCATTAGAAGAAGTCAATCTAGACTTTGAAGTGCTTGGCCCCTCGCTAGTTGATGAAAATCTAGTTCAAGTTCTGCTGGCCGCCTCACGTTCAGAAAACGTCGATCAGCGCGTCGATGCGCTTACCTTTGGTGGTCTAAAAACCAAAATCATGGATATCGAGTCGCATGCAATAGAGCGGGCGTTTGGTTTGATGGCTGATAACCTACCTAATATGCCAGAATTGGTTGCGCTGGTTGATATCGGACACAATCAGACTACTTTATACATTGCCAAAAATGGTGAGTTTGTTTATAGCCGTGAACAACTATTTGGTGGGTTACAACTGACAGAAGCCATTCAAAATCGCTATGGCCTGTCGTTCGAAGAGGCCACAGTTAATAAACGTGAACGTGCGCTACCTGATGATTATTATCCAGAAATTCTAACACCTTTTATAGAAAGCACTATCCAACAAATTACACGCTCTTTGCAATTTTATTTTTCTTCGAGTCAATACAATAGTATTGATCATGTCGTACTTGCTGGCGGCAGTAGTTCTATTCCAGGCTTATCCAGTATGGTACAGCAAAAGCTTGGTGTACCTGTCACTGTAGCTAACCCTTTTATCAATATGACTATAGATCCTTATATAGATAATGAGCAATTGGAAACTGATGCCCCAAGCTTGCTAGCTGCCTGTGGCCTTGCGTTAAGGAGCTTTGACTAA
- a CDS encoding PBP1A family penicillin-binding protein yields the protein MTKKNATAHLVHFLVGIVIACLALAVILALTVPIGFYGMAMYLSPTLPSIQEIKTASLEMPLQIYSSDDKLIGQYGNRLSLPVTFEEIPKDLTNAFLAAEDSSFFQHSGISIKGLGRAVTEAVTDDEGQTGGSTITMQVAKNYFLSPERTLNRKLTELFLARKMEDELSKNDILTLYVNKIYLGEGAYGIRAAAKKYYSKSLENLTIAEMAMLAGLPKAPSKYNPVANPERALTRRNWIVGRMHELGYIDKTQHDEAVNAPIGLKLYQEKLDVNMPYLAEMTRYALVNRYGEQVVNGGWRVRLTVDSEAQKSAEAAVLKGLIAYDHRHGWRGAEANDEPLEDFRRYGGMYPAKVTKVNSRSFEATMPSGENVTVNWSGMSWARKYFSADRIGYYPSNATQIVSKNDIIRLLPTNNGGWKLAQIPEVQGSLVSLNPDTGAVNALVGGFDFNHSKFNRALQGWRQPGSTIKPLVYTAALEKGYRPDSIVSDRPIQVGEWKPKNSDERFLGDITLRRGLYLSRNLVSIRLLQAIGISDARNLLDQFGLDKEKLPTTLSLALGAGQATPLQMATAYASFANGGHRIQPYFIEQIYNYDNKLLFQANPQQACALCFNEQVESLNEKRVEDYNKLLEDKNAVIEPNDESVTTEDLEKDESVEADNDAINLNVYDASPEADRLKPPAVQYLQASQAPRILKPRVAYEMADILRDVVQRGTAVRAKALGRNDIGGKTGTTNEAKDAWFAGFHPTSATVVWMGFDQPSTLGRREYGGVAALPVWMDFMRAQLKNKPHQWVSVNNRAKSKKQQQRILEMTDAGVINTDEENEYTSSAAKPVKPKTQQRKAPEPDPIEAEESRNSNTGNKSTVSPPKRTNDSVPQNPLSVTPAERMPPMPE from the coding sequence ATGACCAAAAAAAACGCTACTGCTCACCTCGTTCACTTTTTGGTGGGAATTGTTATTGCCTGTCTAGCACTTGCCGTTATCCTTGCATTAACTGTGCCAATTGGCTTCTACGGTATGGCTATGTATTTGTCACCAACATTGCCCAGTATCCAAGAAATCAAAACAGCCAGTCTTGAGATGCCATTGCAAATATATAGCAGCGATGACAAGCTTATTGGTCAATACGGTAATCGTTTATCGCTACCAGTTACCTTTGAAGAAATCCCTAAAGATTTGACCAATGCGTTTTTGGCGGCAGAAGACTCATCATTTTTTCAACATAGTGGTATTAGTATTAAAGGTCTTGGTCGCGCTGTTACCGAGGCAGTCACTGATGACGAAGGTCAAACAGGTGGCTCTACCATTACTATGCAAGTCGCTAAAAACTATTTCTTAAGCCCTGAACGTACTTTAAACAGAAAGTTAACTGAACTGTTTTTGGCTCGTAAGATGGAAGATGAGCTTAGCAAAAACGATATTTTGACCTTATATGTCAATAAAATTTATCTAGGCGAAGGCGCGTACGGTATCCGTGCAGCTGCCAAAAAATACTATAGCAAATCTCTAGAAAACCTAACTATTGCCGAAATGGCAATGCTTGCTGGCTTACCAAAAGCCCCATCAAAATATAACCCTGTAGCCAATCCTGAACGTGCACTCACTCGTCGCAATTGGATTGTTGGTCGCATGCACGAGCTTGGTTACATTGATAAGACCCAGCATGATGAAGCAGTCAACGCGCCAATTGGTTTAAAACTCTACCAAGAAAAGCTTGACGTTAATATGCCGTATTTGGCAGAAATGACTCGTTATGCGCTGGTCAATCGCTACGGTGAACAAGTTGTCAATGGCGGTTGGCGAGTACGTCTCACTGTCGATAGTGAAGCCCAAAAATCTGCTGAAGCAGCCGTGCTAAAAGGGCTAATAGCTTACGATCATCGTCATGGCTGGCGCGGAGCAGAAGCGAATGATGAACCTTTAGAAGACTTTCGACGCTACGGTGGCATGTATCCAGCTAAGGTCACCAAAGTTAATTCACGTAGCTTTGAAGCAACGATGCCCTCTGGTGAAAATGTTACCGTTAACTGGTCGGGTATGAGCTGGGCGCGTAAGTATTTTTCAGCAGATCGGATTGGTTACTATCCAAGTAATGCCACACAGATTGTTAGTAAGAACGACATTATTCGCTTACTACCGACCAACAATGGCGGTTGGAAGCTGGCACAAATACCAGAGGTACAAGGTAGCCTAGTTTCATTGAACCCTGATACAGGCGCTGTTAACGCTCTAGTTGGAGGCTTCGATTTTAATCACAGTAAATTCAACCGTGCATTACAGGGCTGGCGTCAACCAGGTTCAACGATTAAGCCATTGGTTTATACTGCTGCTCTAGAAAAAGGCTATCGCCCAGATAGTATTGTTTCAGATCGTCCAATCCAAGTAGGCGAATGGAAACCTAAGAACTCTGATGAACGCTTTTTAGGTGACATTACTTTACGTCGCGGTTTATATCTATCACGTAACTTGGTATCTATTCGTTTACTACAAGCTATTGGCATCTCAGATGCGCGCAACTTATTAGATCAGTTTGGACTTGATAAAGAAAAGCTTCCAACAACTTTGTCATTGGCGCTAGGTGCAGGACAAGCAACACCTTTACAAATGGCCACTGCTTATGCAAGCTTTGCTAACGGTGGGCATCGTATTCAACCTTATTTTATTGAACAAATTTATAATTATGACAATAAGTTATTGTTCCAAGCAAATCCGCAACAAGCTTGCGCATTATGTTTCAATGAACAAGTTGAAAGTCTCAACGAGAAACGGGTTGAAGATTATAATAAATTACTCGAAGATAAAAATGCAGTTATTGAGCCTAACGATGAATCGGTAACTACTGAAGATTTAGAGAAGGACGAAAGTGTAGAAGCAGATAACGATGCTATCAATCTAAATGTATATGATGCTAGTCCAGAAGCAGATCGCTTAAAACCACCTGCTGTACAGTACTTGCAGGCTAGCCAAGCACCACGTATTTTGAAGCCACGAGTTGCTTATGAGATGGCTGATATCTTACGTGATGTCGTACAGCGTGGTACAGCAGTGCGTGCAAAAGCCTTAGGTCGTAACGATATTGGCGGTAAAACTGGTACAACCAATGAAGCTAAAGATGCTTGGTTTGCAGGTTTCCATCCAACTAGTGCTACTGTCGTTTGGATGGGTTTTGATCAGCCATCAACATTGGGGCGTCGTGAGTATGGAGGAGTAGCAGCGCTGCCCGTATGGATGGATTTTATGAGAGCGCAACTAAAAAATAAACCTCATCAATGGGTGTCAGTCAACAACCGTGCCAAATCTAAAAAACAGCAGCAGCGTATATTGGAGATGACTGATGCTGGCGTGATCAATACTGATGAAGAAAATGAGTACACTAGTAGTGCTGCTAAACCAGTAAAACCCAAAACTCAGCAGCGTAAAGCTCCGGAACCTGACCCTATTGAAGCTGAAGAAAGCCGCAACAGTAATACTGGTAATAAAAGTACGGTTTCACCTCCAAAACGCACCAACGATAGCGTTCCTCAAAACCCGCTTTCGGTGACTCCAGCTGAGCGTATGCCGCCAATGCCAGAATAA
- a CDS encoding DUF6586 family protein, giving the protein MAGKGRVAKYQADRTNQKLYFCRLACQAAGSSSDKQLYQAHCETAIFHLYGTFLAFMQELAQFYSLDMKAPTLESIEQALSERTQVSPEIQRLQQLQQQGFLANIERAYQRCLYAVPPDTIVDQTPSDAASPDLIVNVVTLSNQWLPDEATIREWRQQFLELIEQLRAGMVEF; this is encoded by the coding sequence ATGGCGGGTAAAGGTCGCGTTGCCAAATATCAAGCTGATAGAACCAATCAAAAGCTGTATTTTTGTCGTCTAGCCTGTCAAGCAGCGGGTAGTAGTAGTGATAAACAGCTATATCAAGCACATTGTGAAACAGCTATATTTCATCTGTACGGTACTTTTTTAGCATTTATGCAAGAGCTTGCACAATTTTATAGTTTGGATATGAAGGCGCCAACTTTAGAGAGTATTGAACAAGCACTTAGTGAGCGTACTCAAGTGTCGCCAGAGATACAGCGTCTGCAACAATTGCAGCAGCAAGGGTTTTTGGCAAATATAGAACGTGCCTATCAGCGTTGTCTATACGCCGTCCCACCAGATACTATCGTAGATCAAACACCAAGCGATGCTGCCTCACCTGATCTTATAGTTAACGTTGTGACCTTGTCGAATCAGTGGTTACCTGATGAAGCAACTATACGTGAATGGCGTCAGCAGTTTTTAGAGCTTATCGAGCAATTGCGCGCAGGTATGGTAGAGTTCTAA